ACCAATCAACCCCTTTTATTTTGGTTTTGATATTCCAGACACAAAAAAACCTTCTATTTTAGGACTATACGCTTACCCAATTAATGGTGAAGTGAATCAAAAAAATAATCGTATCGCTGTAGCAAATGGTGGATCTATTTCAGCTTCAGGAACGATTGGATTTGGTATAAAAGCTTACGACAAGCACAATGGCGCAGAAAACAACAACGGTGTACATCAAATCAATATTTATGTAAATGATGAACCGATTTACACCTTTACCTCAAACCGTTTTTCGTTTGATGAAGCCCGAGCTATAAATAGCACGTGTGACTATTCCGATATTCAGAAAAATAATAGTTGGGTGTATCAAGGATTTGTGAAAGATGGAAATCCTGTGCGAATGTATTCTAATTTGAAGAATAACGGAATTTTAGAACTTGAAGATGGAAAATCGTATAAAGTAAAAATTGATGTTTCTGATTATGCCGGAAATTTATCTTCGCAATCGTTTTTAGTCAATGGAAAATCGTTTGTAGAAAGTGTAAAAACTCCTGAAACAAATCCAATGTTATGGAACAAAGAAAATCATTTCAAAAATCAAGGAATCGAAATCTTTTTTCCAAAAAATATCTTCTACGAAGATTTTGATTTAAGCTACAAATTCTCGAATGGGAAACATTGGGTTGGCGATTATTATATGCCAATTCATCAAACTTATACGCTTGCAATAGAACCTACAGCTGAGATTCCTACTGCACAATTAGACAAAGCTGTCATTGTTCGTGAGTATCAAAAAAGAGGCGTTTGGAAAAAAGATTATTTAACAACAACACTTAAAAATGGAAAGCTGGTTGCAAATCCAAAAGATTTTGGTGTTTTTTCTATTTTAATCGATAATACTAAACCGACAATTACTCCGTTAAATATCAAATCAGGTAGTCAATTTACTCAATCAAATGGTATTATTCGGTTTACAATAAATGATACACAATCTGGAATAAAAGACTACAAGGCTTATATAGATGGAAAATGGGTTTTAGCCGAATATGATCATAAAATTAAACGATTAACAATTAATTTGAATAAAGAACAGATTTCGGTTGGCGACCATCAATTAGAATTAAACGTGAAAGATGAAAAAAACAACACAGCAACGTACTCTACAACATTCAAAAAGATTTCTTAGTACCATAAGTTTATCACTTTTGGGTGGAATTTTATTTGCGCAAACAGCACAAATTAATGGTAAAGTTGTCGACGAAAATAGAATACCGATAAGCGATGCCGAAATTATCGTAAATGATCAATCATTTTTTACGGATCA
This portion of the Empedobacter stercoris genome encodes:
- a CDS encoding M23 family metallopeptidase, yielding MNVIKPILLNLLLCSTVFGQRAEQPKADSYPKNIFQNPLEITNYLSGNFGELRSNHFHAGLDIKTQQREGLKVNAIGDGYISRINVSPTGYGNALYIDHPNGYTSVYAHLREFTPELQAYVRKQQYAKETFKIELHPKTNEIPVKAGDLIALSGNSGSSGGPHLHFEIRDTKTEEPINPFYFGFDIPDTKKPSILGLYAYPINGEVNQKNNRIAVANGGSISASGTIGFGIKAYDKHNGAENNNGVHQINIYVNDEPIYTFTSNRFSFDEARAINSTCDYSDIQKNNSWVYQGFVKDGNPVRMYSNLKNNGILELEDGKSYKVKIDVSDYAGNLSSQSFLVNGKSFVESVKTPETNPMLWNKENHFKNQGIEIFFPKNIFYEDFDLSYKFSNGKHWVGDYYMPIHQTYTLAIEPTAEIPTAQLDKAVIVREYQKRGVWKKDYLTTTLKNGKLVANPKDFGVFSILIDNTKPTITPLNIKSGSQFTQSNGIIRFTINDTQSGIKDYKAYIDGKWVLAEYDHKIKRLTINLNKEQISVGDHQLELNVKDEKNNTATYSTTFKKIS